The DNA sequence CGACTTACAGCTTTTTTTCTAGAAAATCATAAGTGCGGCGGAAAAAAATTGTCTCGACGTTTCGCGTGATCGTTCGTTTGTCGTTCGTCGTTCCCTGACTGAAATAACGTTTCATACTTTTTACACCAGCACTATGTGGCTgccttttaatatatttccaaCCAATTTAACTCctttccttcaagaaaagagtgtatcAACTGGCAACAGAGGATAGTACTGTGAAGGACCGTTAGACGCGTCTATGAAGAAAATTAATAGTCATCAATAGGAAACTTGATATTCACGTAAATAAAAGATGATATAATGAAGCATTGTCAACAGGGGAGCGGGAGGCGGAGGAATGTTTGGCGATGTCAACATCTCAGCTATTTTGGACTCTCTGAGTGTCAGCTACGACAAAAGAGTGAGGCCCAATTATGGCGGTGAGTGATCTTCATATTCCCAAAACTCCGCTTTGCTTACTGCAAAAATCTAGCGCTATTTACGTAATTTTGCTCTAAGTGCAAGAGTGGTTCACAcgttcaaaatttctcaaactttttgttaaaataataatttgttgttgttatgtgatgtaaatcaaaatataggATAGCATTGGACGACGAAATCTATGTTCCAGAATGTCTTCAATAGAACAGCGAcgagaaaaataatgtatatttcttaaatgttATTGAATTTTTAGGGCTtggtaagtaaaattttctgtTTATTCAATGCGCgactataaatgtaaattcaaATCAATAGTGTGTTATGGCAACAAAACAACATTACTATTCTGTTTGTATATTCATTATGCTACATTCGCCCAAAGTAATttcttacataaataataatatttgaattcgctttgaataatttaagcTCATTGTCTGAGCTGTCAGGAGAGCTGAATGTCTCGTTTCTAGAACTATTACTGTTGCACAATTCTTTAAGaagcttatttaaaattcatatttcaggaaatacaaaagtaaaataatatcttttcGTAATTGGAAAACCTTTTTCGACAGTTTAGTTTCTACCTGTATTGAGTAAGTATATACGTGGGCATGTTTTCCGCCAGGAGATTTGTATCGCCATGCATTTCTTTGAGTTTGgagatgtattttatttattatgtttcgttgatatatgtatgtcatgttttGGAGGAtaacctttttattttattttatattttttaattcgcCGGCACAATGTTTAAAGAGCATCAGGATTCAAAAAATTCATCATTGAGGTTTGGTGTAATGTGAagtaactaatataatatttcaggaCCACCAGTGGACGTTGGAGTCACCATGTACGTGCTGTCCATCAGTTCTCTATCTGAAGTTAAAATGGTATTTAAGAGACTACTTTTACGTAGATGGTCATGTTCACTGAAGAATTAGGTTTACTCTTTTTCGAGTCGGACCTAGTCCGTCTTCGAATAAGGGTTCCGGGGATCATCCTTTGGTTTGGTTTTCACTCGCGCATGCGCGCTCGACTCACGATTGGGCTTGATTGCAGGTCCGCCAGTGGAGGTGGGCGTCACCATGTATGTGCTGTCTATCAGCTCCGTCTCCGAAGTGCTCATGGTACTCGTCACTGTCAGCTCACGCTTGTCTCGGCCGCTTCGGCTCAGCGCCGAGCGACCGAGCAGCCCTAGACACGAGGCTGCGAGCATGCCGGCGTAATGGAGCAGACCTCCTGGACGGTTTAACACTACCACAAATGCTATTTActgttccaaatttaaaacttcATTGGCAAGTAGTGTTACCTTCCAGGTGTGtcaaaaaagacaaatatGTAATTTGCTATTGAGCATCCCCCCCAAGACTCTGTCGATGCTCCATTGTTGTTATTATGTTTTGagctttttatgtttttgagTAGGTATCTGTTGTGTCTGTGGATTTCTTACTATTGTCTCCCAGATTGGCGTTTACACCTCAAAATCGCCACTCGCAATAATTTTCTTACTTTCAGTAGTCTTGCTATGAATGTATTTAATGTTTGTAATGTTGTCCGTGAGTTCCAGTTGGACGAGGGAACTTTTCGAAGCGTAATTGTTTtatgattttctttatatcGGTACAGGTGaacgtttaattttattttttgtacgaCGGTAAATTTTGTGTTCCGCCTTTCAACCTTGCGTTATTACAATATCGAGCCGCGACGATAAgcgcaattttttatgttgaaAACAAACGcgattgtattatttttttcaaaaagccGCTCATGGTTCTCCCTTGATAACGGTTCCAAATTACACCGTCTAACTGTGACCAGGGTTTGTGACCCCTAGTGGAAACCAAATCAAGGGGACGACATACATAAAGTCACCACTGACGTGACCAAAACGATAGCTGTTAGATTGCGTCAAAAAGTATACGTAAAATAAggactattaaattaatatatgttctttattaaataacttacgaTTTCAAATGAATACACttatatataatgatattCGTTCAATGTTTTACGTgtacttaattaatataatgtgtgtaacaaaacaaaaatgttatttattaatctcaTTTGCAGATATATAGACGTTTCTATGACAACGTTATAACAAATaacgtattataataatttaaaattaaaatactaatgaGCTgtcttattacatataatatgtctGCAATAATATGAGatgttatataaaacacaagttgtGCATTCCGGTGACTAAAATAAGGCACAGAAAATtcacatttaaacataaagGATACGTTTCATCCCATCCCATCCCTATCATTTATTAACCGTTtagtattcattaaaattgtaatttctcttaattttttaacaaaaactattcAAAAACTCATTCGCGATTTTAATATTGGCGGTTTTGTGTTAACAAAAAGTTAATTTCTATTCGAAACGTCTCCTTTAGGAATTGGATAACACAGTTTTTTGCACGACGTCCGGAATGAATAATTGTGTTTGCAATTGAAGTGAGATGTTTTCTataactctttttatttttaggatttcaCATTGGATTTCTACTTCCGTCAGTTCTGGACTGATCCGAGGCTTGCATACAAAAAGCGCCCAGGTGTTGAAACATTGTCAGTTGGATCGGAATTTATCAGGAACATATGGGTGCCTGACACATTTTTCGTAAATGAAAAACAATCCTATTTTCACATTGCAACAACTAGCAATGAATTTATACGTATTCACCATTCTGGATCTATTACACGTAGTATAAGGTTAGGAGTAAAAGTAATACTTTAGTAGTTtccaaattatttgataaatggACACAAATTGTATTACTATATGAGTATTTCTTTTTAGATTAACAATAACGGCCTCCTGTCCCATGGACCTACAATACTTTCCTATGGATCGTCAACTGTGCAACATTGAAATCGAAAGCTGTGAGTCTCATACAAGCTTACTTTATTATGAAAACATGATAGTTTCGCCATGTATAGTTTCGCGCTTAAGTTACATGATAATTAAGTTTTctttaaactcaaaaactattgtGGATATCCAAGTAGCTTGTAGACATATACAAACTAACGCTTTCTTTTTggcatacatttttttatttcacttcGAACTATTAGCTTTGGTAGATGGCTCATTCACTCTACAATATACTAAAACCCCAGTGGAATGGGTGCTTATTTTATCGTTCCATATTTCTGCATGGTACAGTTGGCTACACCATGCGGGACATCCGTTATAAGTGGAATGAGGGGCCCAACTCAGTAGGCGTATCAAGTGAGGTGTCCCTGCCGCAGTTCAAGGTTCTGGGCCATCGACAACGAGCTATGGAGATTTCTCTTACGACAGGTACTTGGCACTATCCATATTTACCAGTGATGAAGAATgagccttttatttctttatggtCTATTACAACGACCATTTGCATGTTGATCGCTTGATTCGACTTCACTATTGTTCGGATCGTTCAACTTCATTATGCTCTTCCTTTCGAAAATCTCTatcttttttctaatttatcgAAACATTTAACTAAACAAGAGTTCTTTTTCAGGAAACTACTCCCGATTGGCTTGTGAAATCCAATTCGTGCGTTCAATGGGATACTATCTGATTCAAATATACATCCCGTCTGGTTTAATTGTGATCATATCATGGGTATCATTTTGGTTGAATCGGAATGCAACACCCGCACGTGTCTCTCTTGGTGTGACCACTGTGCTGACCATGACTACCCTTATGTCTTCAACCAACGCCGCTCTTCCCAAGATTTCGTATGTTAAATCCATTGATGTTTACTTGGGCACCTGCTTCGTAATGGTCTTCGCTAGTCTACTAGGTAACCAAAATATTACAAGATGCGTTTTATGTATAGTGTTGTATAAAGATTGTTTAAAAACGGTAATACTTAAAGATATATGTGTAAAATGCTACGCGATCACTTtgctaagggagcgttcaagtattacgtcacgcaatttttggagattattgaccccccccccatgtaacgcgccgtttcgtgaccacctagtgactctttataccataccataccatagttaccattatgtaatgtaaagtaCTGggaagtcgaaaataatattaacaataacgcgtaattcaatccgtTACGTtccgtaacgttttacaaatgtaccccccccctcccaaaattcgttacgtaatacttgaacgctccctaagttgGAAAGGGTGAATTAGCCTTATTTCCTTTTCAGAATACGCTACTGTTGGATACATGGCTAAAAGGATTCAAATGAGGAAACAACGATTTACTGCTGTCCAGAAAATGGCTGCCGAGAAAAAGATACATATCGACGGCCCTCCTGGCACGTCTGAGCCACTTCCACCGCCTAGAACAAGCACACTTTCAAGACCTGCTCCGCCTAGCCGCTCATCGGTACGTACAACATTCTTTTAGTTTAAATCAAAGCCTATAACTGAAAAACGTTTGATACTACTGCCTTTAATTTAGTCCTACAACCCTCACACACAGGAGGTACGCTTCAAAGTCCACGACCCGAAAGTATACTCAAAAGCTGTGACTCATGAAAACACGATTAATGGTGCAAGAGCCCCCCCACCGCCAGCCCCAGCTGCTCCTCCCTCAGAAGAAGAAATACCACCGCATCTACTACAAGCATCGAAGGTTAGTTGACGTTCTAATACTCAATTGTTAAGCGAATGTGAATTTGGTAATGCAACGCGAAAGTTCGCCTAGCGAATGTATAAtccaataatttataatagtcTAAAAATGTTAAGTTGGAAAAAATTTACAGAGTATCAACAAGCTGCTTGGCACGACTCCTTCGGACATCGACAAATACTCGCGCATAGTTTTTCCCGTTTGCTTTGTCTGCTTCAACCTAATGTACTGGATTATATACCTTCACGTTTCGGATGTCGTCGCTGACGATCTGGTACTTCTCGGGGAAGAACATTAAATAACACGGCTTGATAATGGTACTCGAATGATTTTTGGCCAAAccatgtaatatttaaatctttgCATAGTATAGTAATAATACTACGTAGCACGTTATTGACATACAAGTATCACAATGTATCTTTGTTTATGATGTAAGTGGCACGAATCAACAGAATCTAATCAAACATTTCCGAAAGGTTATTCTATACAAATTACGTAGACTTGTTAGTGTATAGTATCATAGTTAATATAAAGTGTATTAAATTAGACATACAATTTCTAACGATAGTGAAGTAAAATTTATTCCTTAAATAACTATGTCTATCAAATGAATTACTaagtgttataataatatttaaaaaaattgtcggTCACTCTAAATATTCCTTGTTTTCGTGTAATGTGCCTCCTACATGATACCTGATTTAGTATCAATATGCTCCCTGAAGTGATATAACAAAAGTTATGtagaaaattacaaaaaaagacaaaaaaacaTGATAGTCAAAAGACGATAACTCGCAGTTAAATGACCACGGGTAATTTATATAAGCTAAGTGTGtaaatacctatatatatatatttatagcagTAAACTTTTAAGATAATCAATATGATTCTAGACGTATatgtaaaaatcatttatagaaaactaatttatttcaattttaaatattatacactGATGACACAATATTACAATTCTAGTGCACAGTACACTTGCATCCACGTGTttagaataaatattgttataatccGGTCTCTGATGTGGGAAGATACCAAAACTGTTTTACCTTCATATATAAAAGAGAAAAATCTACATTTAATCTAGTATCgtaattgatttcaaattacgattatgtatatatttttgtatttaaaatacatatacattttacGTACGAACATTACgagaaaacataattaaatcagAAATGCTCTATTgaaacaatgttttaatattaatcacaATACTGGTCAAAGGTCAATCCCACGAAGATTATGTTCCTAAGGAGTTTTCAAGGAGAAAAATACTACAGGCTACGGAAAATTACTGTTTATTTATCTTTCACTTTTGCTCGTTTTTCATACGTAGCATTTTTCACAACTTTTATGCATAAGGTTCAATAACTTTGTCTAAAACTGTACATGACCAAGTATTACACACTTATGTGACTCTATAAGAGTCAAGGCACGTTGCAAAAAACGCTGAAACAGATTTCTTGTGACTTATCTTAACCATGGTTAAGGATCTTTTTGTATAACTTTTTGCATACCAAGCAAATAATCCTATAAAATCTAACATCGACCAAATATCTCAACATAGCGATGATAACCGTATAGAATAAGAatgcataatatatttatttatttttaaacctgAATTTGCTATACTTCCCACATCAGAGGTAATGGTAATGCTCCAATAATGGTGTATTAtctaatttatcaaaatatgactgttaattttttgacaataGTTTTCccaattatttatgtttctcttataattatttcatggTAAGTACCGTGCTGGTACATTCATACTTCTAGGTAgtttttttgattaatttgacatttaatttatagtttaaaaatatgattcatctatcatatatttaatttgcagTCATAGAGATAAAAGCATTTAGTTCATTTGTGAgttataatatgataaaataattttgtaccttcaaaactataatatttatctatatgtTAACTGTGTACTATGTTCGTGAAAGTTTCGATGTTATTATAAGAGTGACTGTGAGTGATAAGTATGCCTGAATAACATGTTTGTACAAGATATACTGctgtgaaattttaatttataattaatgatttttaagAGATTTTTACGAGTCTTAAAACATAGTCTTTTCCTTTTTGGCTTTGGGCCCGAATCGAGAGTGTTATTTTGATACATAGTTTAATAGATAATAGGAATGAGAAATGCAACCTATATagatcagccttgcgattctgtaactgacttttcgaactctcacagcggttatcacagcggcggtcgcaaatcagtcgtgaagcagttataggcataaacaataaactacaagctccctctttatcagaatgcccaatcgtaaaatgactgctttacgactgatttgagcgcgaccgccgctgtgaaaaccgctgtgagagttcgaaaagtgagttacagaatcgcagggctgttgcTGAATGTGTCTAGAGTGACTAGAGTGTCTAGTAAATGTACCACAACTTAACGCCTAGGTTGAAGCTTCTGTACCTAATGTATTAGTTGTAGTTGTGTTTACATGCCACCCCGATACATGTGGTTTTAAAGTTTGATGGCTTGTCGAGTATTTCTATCAAGTACGAATACTCGGACGTACAGAACACAATAGTTGGTACTACGACGCCTCTacctacatattatttaatttagttctATTTTTAAGTTGTTAAAGTCacgttatatacaaaaaggtatTGTTATATTCCgtgaataattatattttatttatatgtagatATACATGTCGTAGCTACGTATGTCGTTACTTTGTTATTGAAGTCTAGTAGGTTACATttggtaataataatgatgttGACTTATTTGCCCTTCAACTTTTCTCTCTTAAATCATTCACATAACATTCAGTAACAACTTTCTCGCTTACCGGGAGTTTTTGACTTTATAGATTGTAATCGATCGATCCCTAATCCATCTATAATGAATACTTActcgttatatttatttaacataataagcatttgattttaaatatgttttttgaaTAACCTTTTTCATTTTAGCGTCATAATTAGGGCTTAATTTCTCGCCAATGCAGTTTGAAATgcaaaaagttatttaaattttacaaaaatgcgCTGCATAAAGGTGTATtagaaaataacaatttattattgtatttagcCACCTTCATAATTCACtgataaaagatatttttaaggtTAAATTTATCGTCTGAATTTTGACTCATGAATGTTACAGGCCGAGAAACGTATATTAATTACGTCTAAACGTGCTcaatatataagtaaaattgtatgtataagattttatatttaagtatagaCCATATATTCACAAGTTTCAAAGGATTATCATTTGTTATatctgaatattttaaaatttcacgTTAATACTATGCATGTGACTCGTTAAGTTACCTTACCTTTTCCTTGAAAGTTAATCCGAAGGTTGTAATAGAACAAAACAAAGGAATAATATCAAAGTGTTGgcatttatgaaaaatatttaacaacgTTAAGTTTATTGCAGAGAATTATAGTAATGTTGGTTTACTGTCGCAATGTACTCAAACAAAACAgtcaaattaaaatgaaaaatgtaaattatgcACTTAGATAGTAAGGAAGTAGAGTAGATTAGCATGACAGGTAACGGACGAATTGtgtgttaaaaatatgttaaaataaattaggaaAGATATAATTTATCGACGAATGTTTATCCTTTACTATATCCATTATTgaaagacatttatttatattgaatgaTAAAATTACTCAATTCGTCCGGATACCTTCAGCGCGAAACCAAATTCTAaatcacatttaaataaaggttagaataaaatatatatatattgacatATGAAATCGATtagaaaattatgtatttagtatcaATTGTTCAAAACTTATATGATATCAAGTTATTAGGTCTGCTCCTTTGGTAAAAGCACTCATAATATACCTTTTGTAAGACTATACTATAGCAAGTGGATATaatgttcaaataaaataatagccGAAGATTAGAAATTTCACTAGGATTTTAAATGGaatgaataattttagaaTTTCAAAATTGATATAGATGAATTATCACAGCAACATGAATGCATCGGTGTAGTCTGCCATTCGTGTAATCGATTTGTCCTGAGAGGGCTAAAAAAACGATGGAAGGACTCAGATGATCTTACCCAGTTATTCTTTACATGAGAAATGGAACACCGACAGTCATGAATTAACGTTAGCCCCACAAATTTTTGTCATATAAGCCTGCAAAAAGCACATGAAAGCACGATGCAATAAAGGTTGTAGATtatgcatataatatatttttattattgtacaatcacatttatattatggaAATTCGTAATTTTAATACACCTCTCGTAATTAGATGTTAATTTGAagataaattttgaatttcgtaCAGAATTATGTGCCAAATTCAGGctgtaatttttgaaatattatcaaaataacatttgaaaTTTGATTATCATGCACACattctaaaaaaattctttaatcaTTGTGATAgacttaaatatttgttacttcTGAATTCTTTAACaccaaacaaatattattttagtactaATTGGCGACTAAACTCTTTTGTTCGTGAGTTGTGGCTCTATAGGCTTTTGATTTCGttcataaaactaatttacgTATATTGTTAGAGTAGTAAAGTAttgtgtaaattttatattatttaaacaatcttTTGTTATATAGACAATCACTACACTTCGGTTGAATTATGAAAGGACAACTAAAAGTCAATGCTTTTCCTACACTATCATACCACACACTTGCCGTTACAATGATATTTCTACCAAGCTTAAAGGGCATATAACTTTTCGAAGAATTCCTGGGGGCTgagaatataaaacaaaagacgaaggCCTGCATTCTACTGTGATTGGACAAACGTATTTTGACTTTTATATGTGTATGCGTGTTGACCAATTACAATCAAAGGGCCATAATTCCTGTTTCGTTTTATTATCTTACCCACAGAATAAGTAGTTGCAATCAATCATCAAATAACATTCTAAGACAAGGCCTGTAGTAGAGGCTAACACCGTCCGCCTTCTATAAATTgatctattgtttattactcGTAATTTACCACATAGCTTTAACTAGAAGTATTGGATGATATATCCGCGTTTCCTTTatcagtattaaaattaatgtctcGTTTCGTGGTGCAAGAAGCTGGTCTATTTGGAtagtaaatttgtattatgtttctaaatctttattgaatttaaaatgtgtgaatttgtaacatttttgatgtttttaaaatggtatatgttattacttaaaattgtGCTGTTTGCAGAGCTGTTTCCTGTTAAGAAGAATCTCTTGAAATATTCTAAATTCTAGCTAATTGACTGACTACTATTGTTTTTAATCGGTGCAATCCAACTTACacggaaaaataaattttattaaatctaagAACTGtttgaatgtttaatttattaatagcgCGTGTAAATAAACAGTGATGCAGAACTAAATGAAAGCAAATACTGCGGTAAATATGCAGCATAAATTCAATTCATATTCAGCCTTTGAATATGGCAATTCAAAAGCTTCATACATGTAATTATCTTAATCGACAGGAAATTGTCCTTCATACCTCAGTTAATTGCAATAAAACCACTATTTAACGCagtcaatattatttagttacgttttatataaaataataccagGCTTGATATTATGtctgataaatatttaaatacaaggAGAGATTTATATCTCGATATTTATGAGGTTTTAACAGCGcgtttttaaaagtatttcgtAGCTAATACAAGGTCGTGGCAAGGCGGGTTTTAAGAAGTACAGCATAAAAAGAGAAACCATTCCTTtgaatgtaaaaatttaagtaataattaataaatgtggTTAATATtctcaaaaaatttaaatattgtaacagTTCTTAGATTTATGTTAATATGatgaagtattttataaattataattttttggtaatttatacTCACAACATAGTTAAGTTTAGCAGTACTCAACTGAATAATGTTAGCAATCTtgaaatcataataattaaatgttaaaactaAAGCAAAATAGCGTTTTCTGTCGAATAGTATTTTGGAATGACAGTGTTTTGAATAAACAGTgtagattttagttttaaatcatTGTGTTAAGTTCCCTTTACATTCATTTCCTTTAACTTTTTTCGACTAAATATATTGTTCGCtgtttatctttattttaactGTAAATAGTATGTAATGTAGTAAGTCTCGTATTGTAGATTTCGACTGATATAGTTTGACTTTAAGATGTAATAGTAAATTTGTGTCGCAAGAtaaatttcttatataaaatatgtttccgTCTTACTTGATGTAATCGGATTAAACACGCTGGCGCTTTTGTAGTACGGCATTATGGAATtcgtgttttaataaataaggtataataaaaatgttttcaagATTGCTAACTGAAATATTAggtaattataagtttttgaCTTAACATTAGATTGTTTGTTTATAGATTTGATGTTAAAGTACCAGTCTGCCATCGTACATATGTAATCGATAACTTCTAAATGTTTTAACATTAGTTTCCCTcatttgtattatgttataGTGTTGGTGTGAATAAAGATGTTgctcaaaatatataactttaatgTGTGTAGTTACAATGTACGACATTTAGTTCTGTGatccaataaaattatataaataataattattttatttacgatgTAATCGTAGCACGTATAAACCGCGATGGGTAAATATAATCCG is a window from the Pieris napi chromosome Z, ilPieNapi1.2, whole genome shotgun sequence genome containing:
- the LOC125062775 gene encoding gamma-aminobutyric acid receptor subunit beta-like isoform X2, with amino-acid sequence MTSRPRNMRFLAFVFSLAIAWLPHADQAAGAGGGGMFGDVNISAILDSLSVSYDKRVRPNYGGPPVEVGVTMYVLSISSVSEVLMDFTLDFYFRQFWTDPRLAYKKRPGVETLSVGSEFIRNIWVPDTFFVNEKQSYFHIATTSNEFIRIHHSGSITRSIRLTITASCPMDLQYFPMDRQLCNIEIESFGYTMRDIRYKWNEGPNSVGVSSEVSLPQFKVLGHRQRAMEISLTTGNYSRLACEIQFVRSMGYYLIQIYIPSGLIVIISWVSFWLNRNATPARVSLGVTTVLTMTTLMSSTNAALPKISYVKSIDVYLGTCFVMVFASLLEYATVGYMAKRIQMRKQRFTAVQKMAAEKKIHIDGPPGTSEPLPPPRTSTLSRPAPPSRSSSYNPHTQEVRFKVHDPKVYSKAVTHENTINGARAPPPPAPAAPPSEEEIPPHLLQASKSINKLLGTTPSDIDKYSRIVFPVCFVCFNLMYWIIYLHVSDVVADDLVLLGEEH
- the LOC125062775 gene encoding gamma-aminobutyric acid receptor subunit beta-like isoform X1, yielding MTSRPRNMRFLAFVFSLAIAWLPHADQAAGAGGGGMFGDVNISAILDSLSVSYDKRVRPNYGGPPVDVGVTMYVLSISSLSEVKMDFTLDFYFRQFWTDPRLAYKKRPGVETLSVGSEFIRNIWVPDTFFVNEKQSYFHIATTSNEFIRIHHSGSITRSIRLTITASCPMDLQYFPMDRQLCNIEIESFGYTMRDIRYKWNEGPNSVGVSSEVSLPQFKVLGHRQRAMEISLTTGNYSRLACEIQFVRSMGYYLIQIYIPSGLIVIISWVSFWLNRNATPARVSLGVTTVLTMTTLMSSTNAALPKISYVKSIDVYLGTCFVMVFASLLEYATVGYMAKRIQMRKQRFTAVQKMAAEKKIHIDGPPGTSEPLPPPRTSTLSRPAPPSRSSSYNPHTQEVRFKVHDPKVYSKAVTHENTINGARAPPPPAPAAPPSEEEIPPHLLQASKSINKLLGTTPSDIDKYSRIVFPVCFVCFNLMYWIIYLHVSDVVADDLVLLGEEH